In Pyrus communis chromosome 1, drPyrComm1.1, whole genome shotgun sequence, the following are encoded in one genomic region:
- the LOC137707931 gene encoding protein PHOSPHATE-INDUCED 1-like, with translation MGFNSGQWLLKVLVVATLFQVSFGSSRLFQVSLATRKLSELVQDQTQLLKYHNGPLLSGKITINLIWYGNFKPSQKAIVSDFISSLSSPSKTTQPSVAAWWKTTEKYYHLTSSKKSNSLSLSLGRQILDQKYSLGKSLTTKQIVALAAKGDQKNAINVVLTSADVAVDGFCMNRCGTHGSASGATKAGHVKGSKNYKFAYIWVGNSETQCPGQCAWPFHQPIYGPQSPPLVAPNNDVGLDGMVINLASLLAGTATNPFGNGYFQGPAEAPLEAASACPGVYGKGAYPGYAGDLLQDATTGASYNANGANGRKYLLPALYNPATSSCFTLV, from the coding sequence atgggtttTAATTCTGGTCAATGGCTTTTGAAGGTGTTAGTTGTGGCCACCTTGTTCCAAGTTTCATTCGGTTCCAGCAGATTGTTCCAAGTCTCTTTGGCAACAAGGAAGCTGAGTGAGCTGGTCCAAGACCAAACGCAGCTCCTCAAATACCACAACGGACCTCTCCTGTCCGGCAAAATTACCATCAACCTCATCTGGTACGGTAACTTCAAGCCCTCCCAGAAAGCCATCGTTTCCGATTTCATTTCCTCCTTGTCCTCCCCCTCCAAAACCACCCAACCCTCCGTCGCCGCCTGGTGGAAGACCACTGAGAAATACTACCACCTCACCTCCAGCAAAAAGTCCaactccctctccctctctttggGAAGACAGATTCTCGACCAAAAATACTCCCTCGGCAAATCCCTCACCACCAAACAGATTGTGGCATTGGCCGCAAAGGGCGACCAGAAAAACGCCATCAACGTTGTCCTGACATCCGCCGACGTCGCCGTCGATGGGTTCTGTATGAACCGGTGTGGAACCCACGGGTCCGCCTCCGGCGCTACCAAAGCCGGACACGTGAAAGGCAGCAAGAACTACAAGTTCGCATACATCTGGGTCGGAAACTCGGAGACCCAATGCCCGGGGCAGTGCGCGTGGCCATTCCACCAGCCTATCTATGGACCTCAGAGCCCACCCCTTGTGGCTCCCAACAACGACGTGGGCCTCGACGGCATGGTCATCAACCTCGCTAGCCTTCTTGCCGGGACAGCCACCAACCCATTCGGGAATGGATACTTTCAGGGCCCAGCTGAGGCGCCATTGGAGGCGGCCTCGGCCTGCCCTGGAGTTTACGGGAAAGGGGCTTATCCTGGTTATGCCGGGGACTTGCTGCAGGACGCCACCACGGGTGCCAGCTACAATGCCAATGGTGCTAATGGAAGGAAGTACTTGCTTCCTGCACTATATAATcctgcaacttcatcttgtttcaCTTTGGTTTGA
- the LOC137713709 gene encoding protein PHOSPHATE-INDUCED 1-like, translating to MAAFAILQLVLVISLFHFSSAARNLAETSDKNQMQFQYHNGPLLTGQFSVNLIWYGRFTPSQRAIVSDFFTSLSKPTSDQPSVATWWKSIEKYYHLAHLNTPSSSLSLSLGTQILDENYSLGKSLTSRQIQQLASKGALNSAINVVLTSSDVLVDGFCMNSCGTHGSSNDASQIRGSKSNKFAYIWVGNSETQCPGQCAWPFHQPIYGPQSPPLVAPNNDVGLDGMVINLASLLAGTATNPFGNGYFQGPKEAPLEAASACPGVYGKGAYPGYAGDLLVDPTTGASYNAHGSNGKKYLLPALFDPSTSTCSTLV from the coding sequence ATGGCAGCTTTTGCGATTTTGCAACTAGTCCTTGttatttctttgtttcattTCAGCTCAGCAGCCAGGAACCTTGCTGAAACTTCCGATAAAAACCAAATGCAATTCCAGTACCACAACGGTCCTCTCCTCACCGGACAATTCTCCGTCAACTTGATCTGGTACGGCCGCTTCACCCCCTCCCAGCGTGCAATCGTTTCCGATTTCTTCACCTCCCTATCCAAACCCACCTCCGACCAACCATCCGTCGCCACGTGGTGGAAGTCCATAGAGAAATACTACCACCTCGCGCATTTGAACACACCCTCttcatctctctccctctctctgggAACCCAAATTCTTGATGAAAATTACTCTCTTGGAAAATCCCTCACTTCCCGCCAAATCCAACAGCTGGCCTCAAAGGGTGCACTAAACTCCGCAATCAATGTCGTTTTGACATCGTCCGATGTTCTTGTCGACGGGTTCTGCATGAACAGTTGCGGCACCCACGGCTCATCCAACGACGCTAGTCAAATCAgaggatcaaaatccaacaagTTCGCTTACATTTGGGTCGGAAACTCAGAGACCCAGTGCCCGGGGCAGTGCGCGTGGCCATTCCACCAGCCCATCTATGGACCCCAGAGCCCACCCCTTGTGGCCCCCAACAACGACGTGGGCCTGGACGGCATGGTGATCAACCTGGCTAGCCTTTTGGCGGGGACCGCGACCAACCCTTTCGGAAACGGCTACTTCCAGGGTCCGAAGGAGGCTCCTTTGGAAGCTGCTTCTGCTTGCCCTGGGGTCTACGGCAAAGGGGCCTATCCTGGTTATGCTGGGGACCTACTGGTGGACCCCACAACCGGAGCTAGCTACAATGCTCATGGATCGAATGGGAAGAAGTACTTGCTTCCTGCTCTGTTCGACCCTTCGACTTCAACTTGTTCTACTTTGGTTTGA